The region GATTTCTTTCGGGTTGGCGTACAGAGGTTCAGAATTAGGTTTTCGTTCCCATGAATGTCAAAATGGGGTGGTCCTGTCCCCCACCCCGCATATCAAATTAAGCTGTTATGGTTTTGCCGtggtgcaggagagagagagagagagaaagagagtgagtgagagagagagagagagagagagagagagagagagagagagagagagagagagagagagagagagaggatgtaattGTAATCTTTATTTGCGTTTGCACGTCATCTTTCTCGCCCGTTGCATGCTTGGGAAGGACTTCATCTGTATGTTAATTTACCGAGTTGATTATTTGAGCGGGTCGAATTATTCATGGGATCTCGCAGTCTTGAGGCGAGAGCAAATCCTTCAGCAACGTCGAAAAGGTGTTGTCACGTCATGCCTTTCGCTTTTTTGTAAAATGTGCCACGTCACTATTTtgccattgccccccccccttcttgcccGGCCGACGACGACGACATGAAGCAGTGAAGAAGAAGCTGGGTCTGCCGAAGTCACCTTAGCCTTCACCTCAGTCACTTCACAAGCCCAcccgccctcgccgcccacgTATTCGGCCGTATCTCTCGCGCTCCACGTCCCCTGCGTTTGTTTTTCCCTTCCGGCTGCGAATCGCATTTGCATTTGCATAGCGGAACGTCATTGCAACCTGAAGTGTAAGAGATCTCGTTTCGGATGTTTGATGGGCGGCGGAGGTCTATGACGGGCGTGGATTAGgcctatacttttttttctatagttttcTTGCTAATCCTGGGTAAGAGGATTGGGTTTTGTCGGTGGATCAATTGAATATCCGAGAATCTTCACTTTTTGatagatttataattttttcgtgatgcaaagttttttttttttgccatggaAGACTTTAATCGAGTctgcgtttttttgttgttgttgttgttttatgttgttaaGTTTAACAATATCAAACTGGCGTAAATTGTTGCCTGATATTTGGGAATAAGAATACAATGGCATTTTTGGGAAATGGTGCAGAGCATTTTTAGGTTATCCGGACCAAGGAAGCGGGTACCACTATGCGTTTTGTAATAAGGTCTCTCGCATTGTGGCTCAACCCGGTACGAGGGACGCGGCTGCTCTGGGTCCCACGCTAGACaggcaggcgcacacacacacacacacgcacacacacacacacacgcacatacacgcgcacatacacgcgcacatacacacgcacatacacacgcacatacacacgcacatacacacgcacatgcacatacacacactctctctctctttctctttctctttctctttctctttctctttctctttctctttctctctccctctccctccctccctccctcccacccatttcacctccctcccatttcacctccctcccttccttcctttcccccttttctcccttctctccatccctctctttctccctcctttcttcctcttttctccactgcctgtctgtttctccctccctccctcgctctgcaTTCTCGTATGGAAGATTAATTGAAGGAGTGAGCGCGTGGGCGATGGGCGACAGAGCAAATCACCAGCGGGTTCCTGTAACGATCTTCCCGCCGTGACTATTTTTCCCCCGCCTTAGATCACCGTCTGTTCGTCatgttttgaaaggggggggcgctctctctctcgtttatttgtTTCCGTTCGTGTGTCCTTCCTCCTACGTCGTTTCTCGTATTTTTAGTCTATGTGTAATGCCACTTTTACCCTGCGTCtggttttttttattcgtatcttcattttcacgttcctttctttctctgtcccctctttcgtctcctttgtcccttctctcatctctctgctctctgcccccttctcttctcgctatctatctatctatctctctgtctatctatgtatctatctatctatctatctatcttttttctatttatctatcttccctccccctttcctctctccctcccttcttccctcctcactctcccctcccttctctctcttagctTTAACgctgctcgctctctcttctcttttcttctcttctctctttctcttccatctatctctcgtcctcccttctttctctttttctcttcccttttttctctttttctcttccctctgtcttccctttttctcctcccttttttctctctttctcttccctctatgtcttccctctttctcttcactctttctcttctctcccctctccttccccccgccTCGCCTCTAGCGCCCCCGTCCCAGCACCTCAGCGGAACAACGTGACGCGCGAACGTGCTCCCGTTTCCTTGAGCGTCGTTCTGGCGAAGTGACCCGGTTAGCGAAGGTTTAATTAAATCGAATCGGACAAGAAAAAGGGTTGCCGGAGGACCtgcttctcttatttttctgttttcctgcgcttatttctttctttctgaagtttcttgttcttttcaCTTGCTCGGATAGTTGCGTTGCTATTGCAGTGAGGCGTTATTGGGGTTGTCGTTCGTGTGTTTGCGTGGTTGTTCGAATGTGACGgtctatgtatttgttttttcattcattcattcattcgtttatgTACCAAAGGACATGTTCTCATCAATTTCCAGTCTTCGTTTTCGTGTCGTTAAAACACACACTAACGCGGGATCGACCCGTTGCCCCCCTTTCCTCGAAGGTAAACGTTTGCCAAGAAATGCAAACAGGCTGCGGGCGTACTCTGCCAGACAGGATAGGGGGGGTTTAGTGTCAGTTGCATCAAGGCGTCAAAAGCTGGCGGTGGAATTGAAATTGGCAACGCAGCTAGCAACTATGTGGAGACAGCTGGCTCCCCGTGTCAAGCGGACTTGGAGGCGATCTCGGAGTTAGTGTGAGGAGGTCCTCTCCTGTATTTTATGTCATCGTCTTGTGAGATGTAGATACATGCAGGTTATGTGGCGAAATGTGGAATGTATTCCGTATTTCGTGATCCATCCATGCGGTGTGTCCCGACGGCGGGAGAGACCGCagaggagtaagggggggaagaaggggtaggggacgggggaggggtaaGGACTAAGGAGTGGTGAGATTATATTAAATCTTTCTTGAATGTGGCTTAAATAACTGCATTTGTTTCCTAGAaatgtattaatgatgataccatTAGGGTCCCCTTATCACACTTTTGAAGACTTTTGAAAAAAATGTCCTTCCAAAAATATCGTATTGGAGTATCCGCTCAAAGATGGCGCGGATTTAATTACTTCTCATTATCTCACCCTTGATTATCCGCCAAAAATTGATAACCGTCACGTGAATCGAGACTATCAGTGAATATTTTTCTCGCTCATTGTGgactgaaaaggaaaagaaaaggatgagaagagggagactGTGATAAAGATTAGACGAAGAGAGTCTTTGTCAGTGTGACTCTGTGATTGTGCGCAGGTTTGTTGTGAAACGCTGATTGTGCCTGTCAGCCCAAATTTACATATCGGTAGAAAACCGTTGAAGTGCGACGGAATGTCAAGGAAATTTAATAATCTTTATCTTATCCATCACTCCCTCGTGATAAGCAGGTGAAGTAATCAGTTGAACCATGATAACGGCaagataacagtaacagtgaGTGTGCGGCAAGGCGTCGGCCCACACGAAGGAAGGACTCCATGTGCAGCATCAGGTAGGTGGGCTCGCGCGCTCATCGCTCACTCAACCCTTGATGCCTACCGCCCTGCTGGGCCCTTGACCCTGCTTGCCCTGCTCCTGCTGTCGCTGATTGCACTTGGGCGTGCCACCTGTCGTCCTGCGTCCGCCTCTGGTGTGCTGCTTGCCGCCGCTCGTCGTCATGACCCCGTAGAGTGCGCGCGCGGGGTGATGGGTGCGTCAGCCCTGGCTGGCGGACGGAGAAGTTCCTCGAGTGCGTGCCTGCGTCGCCCCCGAGCCCGCGGACCCCGGTGGGCGCTGTGGCCGCCATGCTGAGTGTGGGCGGACTGCCGGTGCCCGCCGCCCCCGGGAACGGGCACCGACGATCCAGAAGTGACTGTGGCCTCAACAAGCGGGATGCAGTGGCCGACCTGGCTCCCCTGGAcggcgcccgcacgcccaccggCCTCCGGTCGCACTCGCCGCTGCCCGGCGGCCGCCCCCGCCATGACATACAGCGGAACGCCCACACGCGCCCGCACACGCCCATCATGATGCGCTCGCCGTCCACTTCGTCCATTCCCGAAATCTTCATCAGCGGCGACGACGCCGACTGCCCCGGCATGTCCCCGGTGACGCGCCTCGCCGTCTTCTCGCTGGCGGACTTCATCGAGACCGTCACCCCACGGTGAGACTGCGACGCCGCCAGGCACGCGCCGTGCCGGTGGGCGTCCCATTCGCTGGGACAGGGGGGGCGAGGGTCGCGCGCGTCAGGCGAGGAGACGCGATTCTCCCGGCATTAATATTCTCATTagcattgttaatgttattagtgattttatagtatttaataatcatgataatgatgatagtaataataacaattaaagtaattatgatattgatagtattaatattaagtttaatgaattattattattattattattgttattattattattattattattattactaatgatagaTAAAGTGCGTTGCCTCCAAAGCTTGCAAGCGCATTCCTCAAGTTATGCgtgtgaattattatattattttattattgttgttgctgctactgttattgttattatttttctctaattatcattattgttcctttatcttaatcattatcaggGTCAGAGACGTCGCCTTTTCCCTTCTGTCTTTTCCCGCGGGGGACCCCAttgcgctcctcctcctcctctttcttctccttcttcttcttcttcttcttcttcttcttcttcttcttcttctattcctcccccttttcctgttccccctcctgctcgtcctcgtcctccccctcgtcctcccctctccctctccccctcctcctccccctccccctcttcctcctcctcctccacctcctcctcctcctcctcctcctcctccccctccccctcttcctctcctcctcctcctcctgctactcttcttcctcctcctcctcctcttcctcctccttctcttcttcctccctcctcctccccacccttctctccctcctcctcctcctcatcatcatcatcatcatcatcatcatcatcatcagcatcagcatcatcattattcatcctcacctttcttttccacttcctcctcctcctccccctcttctcctctcctcctctcctcctcccatcccctcctctcctcctccccactcctcctcctcctcctcctcctcctcctcctcctcctcctcctcctcccccttcctcctcccatcatcatcatcatcagcatcatcatcattcatcctcacctttcttttccacttcctccttctcctcctccttttcctcctgctcctcttcctcatcctcctcctcctcctcctcctcctcctcctcctcctcctcctcccccctccctcccagcatTTCTCCATCACCAACATTCTCCATCACCAACATTCTCCATCACCAACATTCTTCATCACCAACGTAACGTCGCTGCTCCCATAATTTAGCTGAGTAAATACTAAAGACCTGCCGAtccaagacaaaaaagaaaaaaaaggaaaaaaatggcgcTAATGACTATGACTCTGgtgttaaaatattcaaattttggACCATTATCATCCCCTTTGGTTGTTGATAAGCGGTATCAGGTGGAAATGCTGTAAGAAACGGATATATGATGATCCAGGTAAtaaattggtattattatgacTCAGTTAGATAAAGATGATGTGATTGTAGAACGTTAGCTGAGGAttagtctttatttatttattattattattattattatttatttatttatttatttatttatttttattttttatttatttatttattttctttggcgtgataattattattattacgtctgTTACAATTTCCGGTAATGTTAAGAAAGCTGAGGCGGTTCTTGCTAATTTTGTTGTTACTGTAGTttgtgttttcatcattattatattatgattatttttattttgatattattatcgcaacatatcatcatcatcattatcattttgtttgtattattattattgttgttgttgttgttgttattgttattattatattattattatcattaatattaatattaatattgatattaataataataaaaatattattattgttgttgctgttttgttatcacatcatcatcatcaccatcaccatcatcacatcatcatcatcagtagtagtagtagtagcagtatcattattgttattaacaatatttttattgttattgttattattgtcaccatcaccaccaccaattaTTTCCTCTAGCGTGATTAATTGTTCTACAGTAACCTGTAAGCGAGTACCGCGATGTTCCTTATCAGTATTCTGTGATTAAAAGCGTCTCCATTTTATCGCCCGGCTGGTctacgtggggtgtgtgtgagagagagagagagagagagagagagagagagagagagagagagagagagagagagagagagagagagagagattgagagagcgagagcgagattaagagcgggagaaaggaagggagggaggggagagaggagagagggggagagaggagagagggggagagagagatagatagatagagagatagagacagagatatggggagggggggcatggCTAGGCCAAGGACCGCCGCAGCGAGACAAGATTTTTTCCAAATTCAAGATGAAGGAGCTTAAAGAAGGCGTCCCATCTGCGAGggaagatgcgaaggaaaagCTTCACTCGTCCTGCATCCTCCTTTTCTcaactcctttcttcctcctccttaccttctcgtttttccttttgcctcctccttcgtctttcagttctccccctcttttctcctccctccatgtatgttctgttccttttttctacctttcgttttctcttctcgctTTGTGTCATCCGATTTTAGGCTTTATATGATCAgtcacttttttccctcctctgttTACCCCCCAACTCCTCTCTCCGTGTGGCTAATTTCATTTCTAGATATCCTTTTGTTCTCGACCCTCCATCCTTTGTCTTGCGGGACAATATGGTTGATCGGAGACATCCAAGACTGCAAAACTAAGAGGGCGACATATGCtaaaataacatttttcttttaggaAGCTTTCACTGTTTGTTAATTGTGATGGGTTCaggtagtgtatatgtatatatatatatatattatatatatatatatatatataatatatatatatatatatatatttatatatatatatattatatatattatgtatgttattatgatttatatatatattatatatatattatatagtatatagttatattatatgttgtttgtgtgtgtgtgtgtgtgtgtgtgtgtgtgtgtgtgtgtgtgtgtgtgtgtgtgtatgtatgtgtagatataattGTGTTTGTGCCGGAAAGAGACCGAGGAAGAGAAATCTAATTTTGCTCATCTCTGTTTACCTGCAGTAGACAAATTAGGCCTAATTATAGCCTcgcagcgatttttttttctgttgttacaCTTCTTGCAGCAAGGTGCAACAGGGGTTAGGTTTTCCCAAGAGAGCCACGGCAAGAGCTGTCATTCGTGCGAcagaactaatatatattaaacatcggTGACTCTGGCGCAGATGCTCCTCGGCCGCCGGCGCTCGAGGCCCTGTCCCTGCGTTGCTTCCGTTTCCCTCTTGATAAAGGAGGAAATGAGACGACACTGGgcattttcctcctctctgtttGCGCTGTGGAGTTTCTGGGAGGCTTTAATGGACACGGGTCGTTAGTGAAGTGAAGGGAAGTAGTTCTGTGCGGAGTGGGTTTGGCTGCGTGCCTCCAGGTTGCGCCAATCGGGAGGGAAAActtttctcttcgcttcttttgtggctaccgttttttttttctctctctctctttctctttcttattgtcTCGTTGTTGTTCTTTGTATACAttagtattttaaatatacatttactgattatttctttatctgtgtAAGATGGAAGGAAGGTCCACTCCCCCAGGGTTGAGTCCTGTAGTTGCCCTGCCGTGACTAACCCCCGCCCCCCTTGCATTGCAGAAAGAAGGGCAACTCCAATGAAGTGGGTGGCGGCGGCCGGGGGGGCGGAAGCAGCCGGCGGCGCTCCCCCCTGTCGGTGCGCAAGTCGGCGGCGGGCGCGCTGGAGGTGAACTCCACTCCCGGCGCCGCGAACAACGTGTCGGGGGTCAGCGGGGGGCACGGCCAGGCCACGCCGCAGCAGGCCAGGGCGACGCGGCTGCCCAACACCCACCCGCAGCAGGACGACGGCGCCGCGCACTCCTCCAATGAAGACTGCGATGCCGTGAGTGTTGGAGTCGCCCTTTTGTCTTTATTACCCTTTTATGAATATCATGATAAGTGATTGATTATTATTGGCTGCCCTTAAATATTGATTCATTTTAATGGTGGGTGAGAGTACTAGGTCTAGGCCATCTAGAGTTCTTAACTAGTCATAAACGATGGAATAGACGAGGAGttgggataggaggaggaaagagagggaaaattatgccataaaacacaaagaagaagaaagggacttAAGCAAGGGATGGGACTGTGTGGAGGGGGGATAACAGACGCTCAGACCGACAGACACCTTCGACTGAAAGGAGCTGGACTTTCACTCCAAGAGTTAGAGGCACGAAGACAGACAACTAGACAAAAGGATGAAAAGACTGGGGAGTGATGTTAAACTAATAAACAAGCAGGCAGATTGGGAAGTAAATGGTGAGAGACAGATGAAGAAGCGGGGGACAGACGCTTGAGATAGTTCCGGTAAAGGAACTGACAGAGAAACGGACTTTAAATCAAATAAAGAAGATTTAAGTGGTGAATTGAGGGTATAAGGACGAGCGATAAGCCGTATCACTTTTATCTCGGCCTTCGAGGGCCGCGCACACTCACAGCGACCTTGCCCCATTGCAGGAGACCGTGCCGTCCTCGGGAGTGTCAAATGGGTCGGGCGAGCTGGTGGAGACCCTGCGCGGGGGTGACGTGGATGACGACGAGCACAGCCCCCACATCCAGCGCACGAGAGAGGCCCTTGAGCACATCCAGGCCAAGATTCAGAAAACCAGAGACCTCATCAAGGAGGAACAGAAAGCTCGCGATGGTTAgctggagtgtgtgtgcgtgtgtgtgtgtgtatgtgtatgtgtgtgtgtgtgtgtgtgtgtgtgtgttgtagaactGTAGAGTATCTTTATctcgttatctgtctatctcttctgcTCTACCCAATGGCTGTTTTCTTATTCTCCATATTATGCATGCATTATGCAGTCAGATAACTGATTTATAATTGAATTGTCAATGATTGCATTAACTAATGATGTGAAATGCTTGCAGAAAATGTCAATGAATACCTTAAGCTCGCTGCCAATGCTGACCGGCAACAGCTGGCCCGGATCAAAGCAGTGTTCGAGAAGAAGAACCAGAAATCTGCCACGTTGATCCAGCAGCTCCAGAAGAAACTAGAGAACTACCAGAAGCGCCTTCGGGAGATCGAGACTCATGGGTTGGTGGTGGCGCACCGTCAGCCCAAGGAGGTGCTGCGGGATATGGGCCAAGGCCTCAAGTGAGTACCGGTGGTGGTGGCTGCCCTCCCGGCTCGGTCGGTCCGGCACAGGCCACTTAGCAACAACAGACACACAGTTAACCTGTATCCTAACCATACCCTTGACCCTGATCGGAATGAAATGGGTGTGACTTACAGAAAAAATGACTGTAATAGTACTCTTTGTAGCAAAATGCGTTTGAGAAtagtattatttactttttaaaagagagaaggatatttTGGGTGAAAGTAGTTAGTATTTTTATAGAACTATTTGTTCGATAGTAATTTTGTAAAATGATATGGTTGATCTGATTTTGG is a window of Penaeus monodon isolate SGIC_2016 chromosome 36, NSTDA_Pmon_1, whole genome shotgun sequence DNA encoding:
- the LOC119595425 gene encoding transmembrane and coiled-coil domains protein 2-like isoform X6; the protein is MLSVGGLPVPAAPGNGHRRSRSDCGLNKRDAVADLAPLDGARTPTGLRSHSPLPGGRPRHDIQRNAHTRPHTPIMMRSPSTSSIPEIFISGDDADCPGMSPVTRLAVFSLADFIETVTPRKKGNSNEVGGGGRGGGSSRRRSPLSVRKSAAGALEVNSTPGAANNVSGVSGGHGQATPQQARATRLPNTHPQQDDGAAHSSNEDCDAETVPSSGVSNGSGELVETLRGGDVDDDEHSPHIQRTREALEHIQAKIQKTRDLIKEEQKARDENVNEYLKLAANADRQQLARIKAVFEKKNQKSATLIQQLQKKLENYQKRLREIETHGLVVAHRQPKEVLRDMGQGLNHHQSSSAQGAGGSSSGGHQGSKIGSEEGSECNSSITSESVPGGSTTLGHLTSPRNHHSQLTGVDFYTLPGGTSLEPLLLELRESREESARLREEIETIKQALAAEVNSMREGLAEERFRCDRLEEQVNDLTELHQNEMGNLVTNMADMEEKVQYQSEERIRDLHEIVENCHTRISRMEHQQAQQQQQYLTLEGLENSNARAVFVKLINVLLTVLQVLLLVVATVASILTPLMQTQTRIVVTTTLFFFLIFIYIQMPELKELWGMISERYKQLVTFK